In Paenibacillus ihbetae, the following are encoded in one genomic region:
- a CDS encoding ATP-binding protein, with amino-acid sequence MFADDQYEGTYCCLGCRQEITRTFFPFKKQWGLNKACPCVIAEKEREEKENERRYRRGQMERVFARSIMNDKLKQASFDSFERRTGTETALSAALEFVKGYDTRETGLLLYGPPGNGKSHLAAAIHHELTRQGYVCLFLDVPQLIEMAKGTMKNNSKISITDIVSGAVSCDLLTLDELGAGSLTEFEYKDLLFPIINGRQGKITNFTSNLDLDRLEDWLLYDKYGNIVDEQGRLFDRILGCTDIYENTATSKRREDALRRMNGG; translated from the coding sequence TTGTTCGCAGATGATCAGTATGAGGGAACATACTGCTGCCTCGGATGCCGCCAAGAGATCACCCGAACCTTTTTCCCCTTCAAAAAGCAATGGGGCCTAAACAAAGCTTGCCCATGCGTCATTGCTGAAAAGGAACGGGAAGAGAAAGAGAATGAGCGCCGATATCGCAGGGGCCAGATGGAACGGGTATTTGCACGGAGCATTATGAACGACAAACTCAAGCAAGCATCGTTTGATAGTTTTGAGCGCCGTACAGGAACGGAAACGGCCCTCTCAGCCGCTTTAGAGTTCGTCAAGGGTTACGACACCCGAGAGACTGGATTGCTCCTCTACGGGCCTCCTGGTAACGGAAAGAGTCATCTAGCCGCAGCTATCCATCATGAGTTAACCCGACAAGGTTATGTATGCCTCTTCCTGGACGTTCCACAGTTGATCGAAATGGCGAAGGGAACCATGAAAAACAACTCAAAGATATCGATCACTGACATCGTTTCTGGGGCCGTATCTTGCGACCTGCTAACACTGGATGAATTGGGGGCCGGGAGCCTAACAGAGTTTGAATACAAGGATCTATTGTTCCCGATCATCAACGGGCGGCAGGGGAAAATCACAAACTTCACATCAAACCTTGATTTAGACCGACTGGAAGACTGGCTGCTCTACGACAAGTACGGAAATATAGTGGATGAACAAGGACGATTATTTGACCGGATCCTAGGTTGCACGGACATTTACGAAAATACAGCCACATCAAAGCGCCGAGAGGATGCTTTGCGGCGAATGAATGGGGGATAA
- a CDS encoding ATP-dependent DNA ligase: MFISPMLLETAHSPFSHSNYIFEPKIDGHRLIFSQQGGKIKLYTRHETDCTRQYPELLHPFGDDIIFDGEVACTDPETGAIDFEMVMNRFQAKKPDKIRQITVTQPVTYVVFDILSYKGQDLRKLPLMKRKEILSSISMPNKHFGIIPFIEAEGETLFSQMEAQELEGMVGKRMNSVYESRRSPSWQKVINWTYAEVFITGYRKDEFGWLTSVVTESGRLRPTGIIELGVPPKAKQAFYGVSKSIVTGEDKNFVYLEPRIRAKVKTRNWTKNGMLRSPAFVEFNLSTG; the protein is encoded by the coding sequence GTGTTTATATCCCCGATGTTACTAGAAACGGCGCATAGCCCTTTCAGTCATTCAAACTATATATTTGAACCTAAGATAGACGGTCATAGGCTAATATTTTCTCAGCAAGGTGGAAAAATCAAATTATACACCCGACATGAGACGGATTGTACACGGCAATATCCCGAGCTACTGCATCCATTTGGTGATGACATTATATTCGATGGAGAAGTGGCTTGTACCGATCCAGAGACAGGCGCGATTGACTTCGAAATGGTGATGAACCGGTTCCAGGCCAAGAAACCAGATAAGATACGGCAGATAACTGTCACTCAGCCGGTAACATATGTGGTATTCGACATTCTTTCTTATAAGGGCCAAGACCTACGCAAGCTGCCACTGATGAAACGCAAGGAAATCCTAAGCAGCATTTCAATGCCGAATAAACACTTTGGAATAATACCGTTTATTGAAGCAGAAGGAGAGACATTGTTCAGTCAGATGGAAGCTCAGGAGCTTGAGGGTATGGTTGGAAAGAGAATGAATAGCGTATATGAGAGCCGCCGATCTCCATCATGGCAAAAGGTGATTAACTGGACTTATGCAGAGGTATTTATCACTGGATACCGTAAAGACGAGTTTGGATGGCTTACTTCAGTCGTTACCGAGTCAGGAAGACTACGTCCAACCGGGATTATAGAGCTTGGTGTACCGCCTAAAGCTAAACAAGCATTCTACGGAGTAAGTAAATCAATCGTAACTGGCGAAGATAAGAATTTCGTATACCTTGAGCCTAGAATAAGAGCAAAGGTAAAAACACGGAACTGGACTAAGAATGGAATGCTTCGATCACCAGCATTTGTTGAATTTAATTTATCTACGGGGTGA
- a CDS encoding DUF4373 domain-containing protein, producing the protein MARPRKEGMDYFPHDTDAVNDTKIEALRMLYGNDGYAFYFILLELIYRQPNFELDVSDAETLQILAKKVEVSPEKFSNMMQTAIKRECFDPVAYHERGVLTSEGVKKRSKVVVDKREKMRKKSSNGAENELLPDSCIVSDAETREESTQSKSKSKRKVKEKINKIHYAEFVTLSREEYDKLISSHGEEKTNRMIEILNNYKGSNGKKYKSDYLAILNWVVKRVEEEEQRGERRQSEPFSREQTTANQYNANGSYHSNSNGKPVTNTGYASGARVQPQASGSDKAPSKYNEFVRR; encoded by the coding sequence ATGGCGCGTCCTCGCAAAGAAGGAATGGATTACTTCCCTCATGATACGGATGCGGTGAATGATACCAAAATTGAAGCGCTGCGGATGCTGTACGGTAATGACGGTTACGCATTTTACTTTATCCTTTTGGAACTCATTTATCGGCAGCCTAATTTTGAGCTAGACGTTTCTGACGCAGAAACCCTCCAGATACTCGCCAAGAAAGTGGAAGTATCACCGGAGAAATTCAGCAATATGATGCAAACTGCGATTAAAAGAGAGTGTTTTGATCCTGTTGCATACCACGAAAGAGGTGTTTTGACATCCGAAGGGGTGAAAAAACGGTCAAAAGTAGTGGTTGATAAGCGTGAGAAGATGCGTAAAAAGTCCAGTAACGGCGCGGAAAACGAGTTATTGCCGGATTCCTGTATAGTTTCTGACGCAGAAACTAGGGAAGAAAGTACACAAAGTAAAAGTAAAAGTAAAAGGAAAGTAAAAGAAAAGATAAATAAAATACACTACGCAGAATTCGTAACTCTTTCTCGGGAGGAATATGACAAACTCATTTCCTCCCACGGGGAAGAGAAGACGAATCGAATGATTGAGATTCTGAACAATTACAAAGGATCAAACGGCAAGAAATATAAGAGTGATTACCTAGCCATTTTAAACTGGGTTGTCAAAAGAGTAGAAGAGGAGGAGCAACGCGGTGAACGTAGACAATCTGAACCTTTCTCCCGAGAACAAACAACTGCTAATCAATACAATGCGAACGGCTCCTACCATTCCAACTCGAACGGTAAGCCGGTCACCAATACAGGGTATGCTTCGGGAGCTAGAGTCCAACCACAGGCAAGCGGAAGTGACAAGGCCCCTTCGAAGTACAACGAGTTTGTTCGCAGATGA
- a CDS encoding phage terminase small subunit P27 family has product MAGQREPLNLLLIKGKKHLTKEEIKTRLESEVKAKDDNVKPPSYLPKKLKTEFEEIANELMRIEIMSNLDVDALARFLLAREQYVRVNKSLRSMPVMVDAETKSGETIKIPNESYGELLISQDKLFKQCRQAAADLGLTISSRCRLVVPKKSEEKPKTAEEKMFGDVL; this is encoded by the coding sequence ATGGCTGGGCAGAGGGAGCCTTTAAATTTGCTTCTGATTAAAGGGAAGAAGCATTTGACCAAAGAAGAGATCAAAACGCGCCTGGAGAGCGAGGTGAAGGCGAAGGATGACAATGTTAAGCCGCCGAGCTACCTTCCCAAAAAGTTGAAAACTGAATTCGAAGAAATTGCAAACGAGCTAATGCGCATTGAGATCATGTCTAACCTGGATGTGGATGCCTTAGCTCGTTTTTTGTTGGCCCGAGAGCAGTATGTAAGGGTAAATAAATCGTTGCGCTCAATGCCTGTGATGGTTGATGCAGAAACAAAGAGCGGCGAAACTATAAAGATACCGAATGAGTCTTATGGTGAGCTGCTCATAAGCCAGGACAAGCTATTCAAACAATGCCGACAAGCTGCTGCGGATCTTGGATTAACCATCAGTTCTCGTTGCCGTTTAGTGGTTCCTAAGAAGTCGGAGGAGAAGCCGAAGACAGCAGAAGAGAAGATGTTTGGTGATGTGTTATGA
- a CDS encoding sigma factor-like helix-turn-helix DNA-binding protein codes for MEDLLKLYKEARAKLMKAKELPMDEEDKKLINSMLSDVQFAIDWLHKGHNPGPRRGIHRRSGRQRTITVDPLHMQSYAQPAACGSPTTLSDFERFQIDDALSTLSEREKQAYILHFGLCFSMRQVALEMGITKGAVQTMLERAEKKILDNKANSLFLVG; via the coding sequence TTGGAAGACCTGTTAAAGCTTTATAAAGAGGCAAGAGCCAAGCTAATGAAAGCTAAAGAGCTGCCTATGGATGAAGAAGACAAAAAGCTAATCAACAGCATGCTTTCCGATGTGCAATTTGCAATTGACTGGCTCCATAAGGGGCATAATCCAGGACCAAGGAGGGGCATACATCGCAGATCAGGCCGACAACGCACCATTACAGTAGATCCGCTACATATGCAGTCATATGCGCAGCCAGCGGCCTGTGGTAGCCCGACAACCTTATCCGACTTCGAACGGTTCCAGATAGATGATGCCTTAAGTACGTTATCAGAGAGAGAAAAGCAAGCATATATTCTCCATTTTGGATTGTGCTTCAGCATGAGACAGGTTGCCTTAGAGATGGGGATCACAAAAGGCGCAGTACAGACCATGCTTGAGAGAGCAGAGAAAAAGATACTGGACAATAAAGCAAATAGCCTATTCCTTGTGGGATAG
- a CDS encoding site-specific integrase, whose amino-acid sequence MANFKKHSTGWEYRLKYKDPFTQKYKEKSQRGFLTKKEAQLAAAAFEMSIKEGYEQTEDIKLTAFLERWMTEYKEGTVRKNTLVLHQNNIKNHIIPYFKEINLREIKPIMYQEFLNSLTGSYSKRTVELIHATMHNALDKAVTLGKLEKNPCVGVTIKGQEKKQQSIHFIESSDIPKFLQAAHQYGYIYWIFFKVLIETGMRKGEAAALQWTDIDFKNQTITIDKTLDFTAKTKEELFGDPKTFNSKRTIKMSSSLTNDLRYHMNYQNQNKLAINDLYHHDLNLVLCRDDGNFMPKSSLFNSFSRILKRAGIESIPIHALRHTHAVMLLEAGVEMKYVQERLGHGSIQITSDVYAHISKKMEKDNMEKYENRFSGGVLGAHPSK is encoded by the coding sequence ATGGCAAATTTCAAAAAACATAGTACTGGTTGGGAGTATCGACTTAAATACAAGGATCCATTCACACAGAAGTATAAGGAAAAATCACAAAGAGGATTCCTTACAAAAAAAGAAGCACAACTAGCTGCGGCTGCCTTTGAAATGAGTATAAAGGAAGGTTACGAGCAAACAGAGGATATAAAGTTAACCGCTTTTCTTGAACGCTGGATGACAGAATATAAAGAGGGAACGGTTAGAAAAAACACTCTGGTTTTGCATCAAAATAATATAAAGAACCATATTATTCCTTATTTCAAAGAGATTAATTTGAGAGAAATCAAGCCGATTATGTATCAGGAGTTTTTGAATTCTTTAACAGGATCCTATAGTAAACGGACTGTCGAATTAATCCATGCAACGATGCATAATGCCTTGGATAAAGCGGTAACTTTGGGGAAATTAGAAAAAAATCCTTGTGTTGGCGTAACTATTAAAGGCCAAGAAAAAAAACAACAAAGTATTCACTTTATTGAATCAAGTGATATTCCTAAATTCTTGCAAGCTGCTCATCAGTATGGATATATCTATTGGATATTTTTCAAAGTTCTGATAGAAACAGGTATGCGAAAAGGTGAAGCAGCCGCTTTGCAATGGACAGACATAGACTTTAAGAATCAAACAATCACCATTGACAAAACACTTGATTTCACAGCTAAAACCAAAGAAGAGCTGTTTGGTGACCCAAAAACCTTCAACTCTAAAAGAACAATTAAAATGAGTAGCTCACTAACAAATGATTTAAGGTACCACATGAATTATCAGAATCAGAATAAACTAGCGATTAATGATCTATATCACCATGATTTAAACCTTGTTCTCTGTAGAGATGATGGTAATTTCATGCCTAAGTCTTCATTGTTCAATTCATTTTCAAGAATATTGAAAAGAGCTGGGATTGAGAGCATCCCAATCCATGCACTTCGTCATACCCATGCAGTAATGCTACTTGAAGCCGGTGTAGAAATGAAATATGTTCAGGAACGCTTAGGTCATGGGAGTATTCAAATTACTTCAGACGTGTATGCTCACATTTCTAAGAAGATGGAGAAAGACAATATGGAGAAATACGAAAATAGATTTTCTGGGGGCGTTTTGGGGGCACATCCTTCGAAATGA
- a CDS encoding crossover junction endodeoxyribonuclease RuvC: MTRYIGIDPSGETGVVILDRNGNYLDGFEIAPDTNDKTVKICEIVETIFDNLELGDVIAIEGFSFGSKGKGIDFQFGLGHAIRLELYRQNMKWIEVTPTQVKKFATGKGTTKKENMILPINRLWGFEHESNNVRDAFVLAQVARSVHNGLTLTEYQQDVIEAILGPSESKRKRA, encoded by the coding sequence ATGACAAGATACATTGGAATCGATCCAAGCGGCGAAACGGGAGTTGTGATCTTGGATCGGAACGGGAATTACCTGGATGGTTTCGAAATTGCTCCAGATACCAATGACAAGACAGTCAAGATATGCGAGATTGTAGAAACCATATTCGACAACTTGGAACTTGGTGACGTGATAGCGATTGAAGGATTCAGTTTCGGATCTAAGGGCAAAGGAATCGACTTTCAATTTGGTTTAGGCCATGCAATCAGACTTGAACTATACCGGCAGAACATGAAATGGATTGAAGTCACTCCGACTCAGGTAAAGAAATTCGCAACCGGCAAAGGAACAACCAAGAAAGAAAACATGATTCTCCCAATAAATCGACTGTGGGGGTTCGAACACGAATCTAACAACGTACGAGATGCGTTTGTTTTGGCCCAGGTTGCGCGATCTGTCCATAACGGATTAACTCTGACTGAGTACCAACAGGACGTAATAGAGGCGATTTTAGGCCCATCAGAGAGCAAGCGAAAAAGAGCATAA
- a CDS encoding DUF7667 family protein — translation MKGLAIHPSHRKLAEITFLNLDKKGNLIIDELTLRVLAPYLMQNLEIIRTLDELSNLSMVAYTAGQMDWLHDICGAIDYIQDEGFLKKGVSTCRNQMNP, via the coding sequence ATGAAAGGCCTCGCTATCCATCCTAGCCATCGTAAATTAGCCGAGATAACATTCTTGAACTTAGACAAGAAAGGCAACTTGATCATTGATGAATTAACGCTTCGAGTGTTAGCGCCGTACCTGATGCAAAATCTTGAGATCATCCGCACCTTAGATGAGCTAAGTAACTTGTCTATGGTAGCTTATACGGCTGGTCAAATGGATTGGTTGCATGATATTTGCGGTGCTATTGATTACATCCAGGACGAAGGTTTCCTGAAGAAAGGAGTAAGCACATGCCGAAACCAGATGAATCCTTGA
- the ssb gene encoding single-stranded DNA-binding protein: MLNRVILIGRLTRDPELRYTPTGVATTTFTLAVDRPFTNQSGEREADFPPVVTWRQLAETCANYLRKGRLTAIEGRIQTRNYENNEGKRVYVTEVIADNVRFLESNRENRQPDNQNTTRNNQDPFSEDGKPIDISDDDLPF, translated from the coding sequence ATGCTAAATCGAGTTATCCTGATCGGCAGATTAACCCGGGATCCGGAATTGAGATACACCCCAACAGGGGTTGCAACAACAACATTTACGTTAGCTGTTGATCGGCCTTTTACTAATCAAAGTGGTGAACGTGAGGCTGATTTCCCCCCAGTCGTGACATGGCGGCAGTTGGCTGAGACATGCGCCAACTATTTGCGTAAAGGTCGTCTGACAGCCATAGAAGGCCGCATTCAGACACGTAACTATGAAAACAACGAAGGCAAGCGCGTTTATGTAACGGAAGTTATCGCGGACAATGTGCGTTTCCTTGAATCGAATCGCGAAAACAGACAACCGGATAACCAGAACACCACTCGTAACAATCAAGACCCTTTCAGTGAAGACGGAAAACCAATTGATATATCTGACGATGATCTCCCGTTCTAG
- a CDS encoding HNH endonuclease, translated as MPTKPLRPCNKPGCRELTSDGYCTTHRRDTNRYYDRHIRDKKATDFYHSVEWQRAREAVLMRDHGLCQHCLKDNRVTPADMVHHIKPLKTHWMLRVVLSNLISLCNACHNKVHGKGEQ; from the coding sequence ATGCCGACTAAACCATTAAGGCCATGTAACAAGCCAGGATGTAGAGAGTTAACATCTGATGGTTACTGCACTACACACAGGAGAGACACCAACCGATACTATGACCGACACATACGGGACAAAAAAGCCACGGACTTTTACCACAGTGTAGAGTGGCAAAGAGCCCGGGAGGCCGTGCTCATGAGAGACCATGGCTTGTGTCAGCATTGCTTAAAAGATAATCGTGTGACACCAGCAGACATGGTACACCACATCAAGCCACTGAAGACGCACTGGATGTTAAGAGTAGTGTTGAGCAACCTGATAAGCCTGTGCAATGCATGCCATAACAAAGTGCATGGAAAGGGTGAACAGTAA
- a CDS encoding ImmA/IrrE family metallo-endopeptidase produces MITYDDLVNEIDVLLDDRADLPSRFKGLYLETRSKKFIMISKYITSECERKCVLAEEIGHYHKTVGNIFNQRIIENKKQEEIARRWAYEKLVPVSAILEAYRNGVRNRFEFSEMLGISEDFLEDALNYYKSKYGLHISLDDKVIYLDPLNVFE; encoded by the coding sequence ATGATTACGTACGATGATTTGGTAAATGAGATAGATGTTTTGCTGGATGATCGCGCTGATTTGCCTTCAAGGTTTAAGGGATTATATTTAGAAACAAGGTCCAAAAAATTCATAATGATTAGTAAGTACATAACCAGTGAGTGCGAGAGAAAATGTGTTCTCGCTGAAGAAATTGGCCACTATCATAAAACTGTTGGAAACATTTTTAATCAACGAATTATAGAAAATAAGAAGCAAGAAGAAATTGCCCGTAGATGGGCCTATGAAAAGCTTGTTCCTGTTTCTGCTATTCTAGAAGCCTATCGAAATGGGGTTCGTAATAGATTTGAGTTTTCTGAAATGCTGGGTATTTCAGAGGATTTTTTGGAGGATGCATTAAATTACTACAAAAGCAAATATGGTTTACATATCAGTTTAGATGACAAGGTCATTTATCTTGACCCTTTAAATGTATTTGAATAA
- a CDS encoding dUTP diphosphatase, whose product MRVKKLHPDAVIPKYAKPGDSGFDLVAVEDVHILPGETTKVKTGLAFEIPEGFEMQIRPRSGVTSITKLRVQLGTIDAGYRGEVSVIVDNISQCEEGHCIGIDGKTIYLRLGGEKVDQPEGNYLIRKGDRIAQGVIAPVTHTTFEEADELGETERGTGGFGSTGY is encoded by the coding sequence ATGCGAGTAAAAAAGTTGCACCCTGATGCAGTTATCCCTAAATATGCAAAGCCCGGAGATAGTGGATTTGATCTGGTGGCGGTAGAAGATGTTCATATCCTGCCGGGAGAAACAACAAAAGTTAAGACTGGATTAGCCTTCGAGATTCCAGAAGGGTTTGAAATGCAAATACGGCCCCGGTCGGGCGTGACTTCAATAACAAAGCTTCGTGTTCAGCTCGGAACTATTGATGCCGGTTATCGTGGTGAGGTGTCTGTGATTGTCGATAACATATCCCAATGCGAAGAAGGTCATTGCATAGGAATTGACGGTAAAACAATCTATCTTCGTTTGGGTGGAGAAAAGGTTGATCAGCCAGAAGGGAATTATCTAATCCGCAAAGGTGACCGGATAGCACAAGGTGTAATTGCTCCAGTAACTCACACAACATTCGAAGAGGCAGATGAACTAGGAGAAACAGAACGCGGCACAGGCGGCTTTGGCAGCACCGGCTATTAA
- a CDS encoding DUF3800 domain-containing protein, which translates to MDTKETEDSSIKPESTDEKKKPTSNRITKAERTQREIDRLNTALATGKLDTLISRVAYILNNFKESRNSDMVLKLKYWEIFQGFKGNVVDVNQMFKLERDTSIARARAKIQNEYKLFQADDKIRWFRKSSEEIEKEQQIANKPGNPVVSIYADESGKNDTYLIIGGLWVLVPERVRSLEAHFSQWRRDRADRNLPKEFHFTEMKKHQLEMYKEIFTELVSLSDMISLKAVVTERSKSRSKSIDNLVYSLYYQHVHHGIEHEVSTGRVTLPRSINFWKDMEEGTDAVFLAELKQHMVTNFEGYFKDSLVLSTFSPISSISSILIQLADLYTGSINRILNPPKENTRNHKDEFAEFVFDILKLDKSNFKNQEQDMAMIHFLEIETTEYNANSDDLEP; encoded by the coding sequence ATGGACACTAAGGAGACGGAAGATAGTTCAATCAAACCTGAATCTACTGATGAGAAGAAAAAACCTACTTCAAATAGGATAACTAAAGCTGAGAGAACCCAAAGGGAGATTGATCGGTTAAACACTGCTCTAGCTACTGGGAAGTTAGATACACTCATCTCAAGGGTGGCGTATATACTAAACAACTTTAAAGAGAGTCGCAACTCTGATATGGTGCTTAAATTAAAGTACTGGGAAATTTTCCAAGGGTTTAAAGGAAATGTAGTTGATGTTAATCAAATGTTTAAGTTGGAAAGAGACACATCAATTGCAAGAGCAAGGGCAAAGATTCAAAACGAATATAAATTGTTTCAAGCGGATGACAAGATAAGGTGGTTCAGAAAAAGTAGTGAGGAAATAGAAAAAGAACAACAAATAGCTAACAAGCCTGGGAATCCAGTAGTTTCAATATATGCTGACGAAAGTGGTAAGAATGATACATATTTGATCATTGGAGGCCTCTGGGTACTTGTACCAGAGAGAGTAAGATCATTAGAAGCGCATTTTAGTCAATGGAGAAGAGATAGAGCAGATAGGAATTTGCCGAAAGAATTTCATTTCACTGAAATGAAAAAACATCAGTTGGAGATGTATAAGGAAATATTTACTGAATTGGTTTCATTATCAGATATGATTAGTTTGAAGGCGGTTGTTACAGAGCGATCCAAGAGCAGATCAAAGTCTATTGATAATTTAGTTTACTCACTTTACTACCAACATGTTCATCATGGCATTGAACATGAGGTGTCTACAGGGAGAGTAACATTACCTAGGTCAATTAATTTCTGGAAGGATATGGAGGAAGGGACAGACGCGGTTTTTCTTGCTGAGTTGAAGCAACATATGGTAACAAATTTTGAAGGTTACTTTAAAGATTCTCTTGTACTAAGCACTTTTAGCCCAATTAGCTCCATTTCGAGTATACTAATCCAACTAGCTGACTTGTATACAGGAAGCATCAATCGTATTTTGAACCCACCAAAAGAAAACACTAGAAATCATAAAGATGAATTTGCTGAATTTGTTTTTGATATTCTGAAGTTGGATAAAAGCAATTTTAAGAATCAAGAGCAGGATATGGCTATGATTCATTTCCTTGAAATTGAAACCACTGAATACAATGCCAATTCTGATGATTTGGAGCCATAA
- a CDS encoding ORF6N domain-containing protein: protein MSQLQPIEHQGQRVLTTSQLAESFGTDARRISENFGRNLERYKSGKHYFVLSGNEKRSFLDRTQIADSSKNAQLLYLWTEKGAWMHAKSLNTERAWEAYEMLVDDYYRVKETAIDLTGLSPQLQLLIAMEHRQLQIEQKQQEHEQQLATIKETFLQRDDNWRQKINGMLNGAARRSGKSFRDIRTESYQLLEERGKCQLNIRLKNLQDRLADTGATKTKINETNRLDVIEADARLKEIYTTIVKELSIGTLV, encoded by the coding sequence ATGAGTCAACTACAACCTATCGAGCATCAAGGTCAAAGAGTTCTTACCACTTCACAACTTGCAGAATCATTCGGAACCGATGCTCGAAGAATCTCGGAGAATTTCGGACGAAACCTTGAGCGTTATAAATCAGGAAAGCACTACTTTGTTTTGTCTGGTAACGAAAAGCGTTCTTTTCTGGACCGTACGCAAATTGCGGATAGTTCGAAAAATGCACAACTCCTGTATCTCTGGACTGAAAAGGGAGCTTGGATGCATGCAAAGTCACTGAACACCGAGCGAGCATGGGAAGCTTACGAAATGCTTGTTGATGATTATTACCGAGTGAAGGAAACGGCAATAGACTTAACCGGCTTAAGCCCTCAACTCCAGCTCCTAATCGCTATGGAACACCGTCAATTACAGATCGAGCAGAAACAGCAGGAACATGAACAGCAGCTTGCAACGATCAAAGAGACGTTCTTGCAACGTGATGATAACTGGAGACAGAAGATCAACGGAATGCTGAACGGTGCCGCTCGGAGATCCGGTAAGAGCTTCCGAGACATCCGGACAGAAAGCTACCAACTGCTCGAAGAACGCGGTAAGTGCCAGCTGAACATCCGGCTGAAGAATCTACAGGATCGTTTAGCTGATACGGGAGCCACCAAAACGAAGATCAACGAAACGAACCGGCTGGACGTGATTGAAGCTGATGCTCGACTGAAAGAGATTTACACGACCATAGTCAAGGAACTGTCGATTGGCACTTTAGTTTAA
- a CDS encoding PD-(D/E)XK nuclease-like domain-containing protein, with product MFKLDNQNYHSNEANLQYWSNSQYKDFLSCEAQAMAKLQGWSEPPSDALLIGSYVHAFFESPEAFQEFKDTHPQIISSKGPTKGQLKADYRFADRMIQTLADDPLCMFILQGQKEVIMTAEFAGAQWKIKMDNYNPERLRFSDIKTVQSITKETWDPEGGYVSFVQAQGYVTQMALYAEVERRQHGRDGWIEPYIVAVSKEDPPDKAVISINAMDVDRELESIQARMPRLIEVKAGREEPIRCESCRYCRETKRLNKIIHYSELVAR from the coding sequence ATGTTCAAACTGGACAATCAAAATTACCACTCGAATGAGGCTAATTTACAATACTGGTCTAACAGCCAGTACAAGGACTTTCTGAGCTGTGAAGCCCAGGCAATGGCAAAGCTTCAGGGGTGGAGTGAACCACCCTCCGATGCCCTTCTGATTGGCTCCTATGTGCATGCATTCTTTGAAAGTCCGGAAGCATTTCAAGAGTTCAAGGATACACATCCGCAGATCATTTCATCAAAAGGACCGACCAAGGGACAACTGAAGGCGGATTATCGTTTTGCAGATCGGATGATACAGACATTGGCTGATGATCCCTTGTGTATGTTTATCCTTCAGGGACAGAAGGAAGTTATCATGACTGCGGAGTTTGCTGGGGCTCAATGGAAAATCAAAATGGATAACTACAATCCAGAACGGCTGCGTTTTTCAGACATTAAGACCGTGCAATCCATTACAAAGGAGACCTGGGACCCTGAAGGCGGTTATGTATCGTTCGTGCAAGCCCAGGGATATGTAACCCAGATGGCGCTATATGCAGAGGTTGAGCGGCGGCAGCATGGCCGTGACGGTTGGATTGAGCCGTATATCGTTGCTGTATCTAAAGAAGATCCACCAGATAAGGCAGTCATCAGCATAAATGCAATGGATGTTGATCGAGAACTGGAATCCATTCAAGCGCGTATGCCTCGACTTATAGAGGTAAAGGCAGGTCGGGAAGAACCAATTCGATGCGAATCATGTCGGTACTGCCGTGAGACAAAACGCCTTAATAAAATCATTCATTATTCCGAGCTTGTGGCTCGTTGA
- a CDS encoding group-specific protein: MGGLVTVQLNETEVLKIYEEKIAEMLKDADKDLVFWDSGELTKRTCMSWSTIQNTFFYDPRFVKRKIGGKWYFPAQETRQFLEMWIREQRAR, from the coding sequence ATGGGAGGTCTGGTTACAGTTCAGCTTAATGAAACTGAAGTTTTGAAAATCTACGAAGAAAAAATAGCCGAGATGCTAAAAGACGCTGACAAGGATCTTGTGTTTTGGGATTCAGGGGAACTAACCAAACGGACGTGTATGAGCTGGAGCACGATTCAGAATACATTTTTTTATGACCCGAGATTTGTTAAGAGAAAAATCGGAGGTAAGTGGTACTTTCCAGCACAAGAGACTAGACAGTTTCTTGAAATGTGGATAAGAGAGCAGAGGGCTCGATGA